The Cyclopterus lumpus isolate fCycLum1 chromosome 18, fCycLum1.pri, whole genome shotgun sequence nucleotide sequence ccagggggcgactctggttgtatagaagtctatgcttcatgtgttaaagctgcgttctctctcctgaccaccagggggcgactcctctggttgtatagaagtctatgcttcatgtgttaaagctgcgttctctctcctgaccaccagggggcgactcctctggttgtatagaagtctatgcttcatgtgttaaagctgcgttctctctcctgaccaccagggggcgactctggttgtatagaagtctatgcttcatgtgttaaagctgcgttctctctcctgaccaccagggggtgactctggttgtatagaagtctatgcttcatgtgttaaagctgcgttctctctcctgaccaccagggggcgactctggttgtatagaagtctatgcttcatttgttaaagctgcgttctctctcctgaccaccagggggcgactcctctggttgtatagaagtctatgcttcatgtgttaaagctgcgttctctctcctgaccaccagggggcgactctggttgtatagaagtctatgcttcatgtgttaaagctgcgttctctctcctgaccaccagggggtgactctggttgtatagaagtctatgcttcatgtgttaaagctgcgttctctctcctgaccaccagggggtgactctggttgtatagaagtctatgcttcatgtgttaaagctgcgttctctctcctgaccaccagggggcgactctggttgtatagaagtctatgcttcatttgttaaagctgcgttctctctcctgaccaccagggggcgactcctctggttgtatagaagtctatgcttcatgtgttaaagctgcgttctctctcctgaccaccagggggcgactctggttgtatagaagtctatgcttcatgtgttaaagctgcgttctctctcctgaccaccagggggcgactcctctggttgtatagaagtctatgcttcatgtgttaaagctgcgttctctctcctgaccaccagggggcgactctggttgtatagaagtctatgcttcatgtgttaaagctgcgttctctctcctgaccaccagggggcgactctggttgtatagaagtctatgcttcatgtgttaaagctgcgttctctctcctgaccaccagggggcgactctggttgtatagaagtctatgcttcatgtgttaaagctgcgttctctctcctgaccaccagggggcgactcctctggttgtatagaagtctatgcttcatgtgttaaagctgcgttctctctcctgaccaccagggggcgactcctctggttgtatagaagtctatgcttcatgtgttaaagctgcgttctctctcctgaccaccagggggcgactcctctggttgtatagaagtctatgcttcatgtgttaaagctgcgttctctttcctgaccaccagggggcgactcctctggttgtatagaagtctatgcttcatgtgttaaagctgcattctctctcctgaccaccagggggcgactcctctggttgtatagaagtctatgcttcatgtgttaaagctgcgttctctctcctgaccaccagggggcgactcctctggttgtatagaagtctatgcttcatgtgttaaagctgcattctctctcctgaccaccagggggcgactcctctggttgttaaTAAGTAGTTTCCAGAGTCCTTGACGGTTCTCGCCTGTCTGGAGGTTCAACTCCTCAACAGAAGAACTATTTACACGTCTGGGGAATAAACAAAGGAGGTCAATTTGTTTTTAGACGCTCCAGAAACACGAGGTACTAAAAATCTGCACATAGTTCGACCTGATTCTTTCTGATGCGTTTAGGGACCTCACGGGGTTTGTGTCAAGGTGTCATCCCATAAACATATTGTTTAATAATATCTGAGTAACCACAAACCAACAACTAAAAACCTTTCTTGACACACCGATgaagtttgtttgtgtaaatgtttaataaatacaaagttAATATCAGCAGCAGTCTTGATAACAAACAATGTCATGTTGGATTTGGCAAAAAGAAAACTTCCAGAACGTTCTTCTGGACCTGGATGTTTGTTGTTGGAAGCtatagaatagaatatatatatagttatacattaatataaatatatatatatatatatctgtgtatatacacacatatatatatatatatatatatgtgtatatacacacacatacataaacataaatataataaatatatatatttatacattaatataaatatatatatatatatttatacattaatataaatatatatatatatttatacattaatataaatatatatatatatatatatatgtgtgtatacacacacatacataaacataaataaatatattaaatatatatatatatatatttatttattccggATGGGAAGTTTGAGTGTCGTCCATTCAGCCGCGTTTAGAAACATAATTGTGACATTCTGACTACAATAATTGAGCATTTAGCGTCAACTTGAGCTTAAAAACAGGAACCGAGGATCCAAAAGAAAACTTGTAACAAACGAAAAGTTGCATGAAATGTAAACGCGGCAATTTGGCCAGAACGTGTCCTCCCTGTCATCGAGTCCTTCAAACTGAAGGGTCAGCAGAACCAGCAGCGAGGTTTAGAAAAAAGGCCTTTTGGCGATCCGGCACCGAGTGGAACCGGGATGTGGAACCGGGACGTGGAACCGGGACGTGGAACCGGGACGTGGAACCGGGACGTGGAACCGGGACCTTTCCTTCGGCTCAGGACTCGACTCCAAACGACCAAATACTGGATCTGTGCTTCCACGGCTTTGTTCAAGTTGGCATCACGGAGACCCAGACCGCCTGGGATCGGTCTGCCGGAGACGAAGTCCTCCagacccccgagggacccgggacccaggggggggggtgcgTGGCTCTACTCGAGGCCCAGGGTGAAGTTGATCCCGTGGACGATGCCGATGATAACGGGCTGCCAGGCCACCAGGTATCTGAGCCAGTCCAGCAGCTGCCCGTACAGGACGTGGGTCTTCTCCCAGCTGGGGGGGAGGAGTTAAGGAGAGGACGcaaggagacgagagaggaggCTCATTAAGTAGGTCTTGATATGTTTAGGCTATGCTGCGATAtgcaaacatacatacatacatatatgcatagaCATTTCATTGGGCTTTAattttgcattttcaacaaaagGATGTCCAGATTTTGgactctcttttattttgaagtggtctgtggaaacaggaagtcggtGCACTTGAAAGTCGTAATGGTCTTAGAACAATGTATTCTACATTATTAAGTTTGACACGTTTATTTTAAAGTTCTTCTCTGACATGCGTAAAGTATCTTGACTGACTTATTGTCACGTTCATAGGAaggttgcttttattttgaaatcaccTTCTTACCGTGATGCCTAgaatagacaacaacaacaacaacaacaacaacgacacaGGTCCATGCATGTTCAGGGGCAGCGGAAGGATACGGGTTGTTCATCATCCTCTTCAAGTCCACCTTCTCGTTGCAGTACGGACACGTCTGCTtcttacccacaatgcaccagcCGCGGATGCAGAACTCGTGGAAGCTGAACGGGGCGGTACCGGTGAAGGAAGAACACACAACATCTAACATCGCATGAACCGAATGTCAATCAAGAAAAGTGAAggtgtaaaacaacaacaacaacaacaacaacagcagcagcagcgctgcTTGAGGATACATGTGTCCACAGGACAGCTGGTAGGTGTCCTCGATgatgccctcctcctccacctccaccaggaTCCTCTGACCGCACACGGCGCAGATGTCGTCCGTCAGATTCCTGCTGGGCATGCCGCCCTTGTTGTAGtactggaacacacacaggaagcaggaGGCGGGCCTTCACACGTTGAACCAATCACAGCGCGGGACCAACACGCCGGGTAAAGTTTTAAGGTTTCACGACTTTTTAAACTCTTcaagaataataaagaaaagttgattattttcttcattaaatgacttcccctaaaaaaaataatcaaatataaaCGCTAAGAGTATCGATAAGAGTTCTGGTATCTATTAAATCCTGATGATACCCATCCCTAatcatcagtaataataataataataataaataaagtcattCAGGAGCTGTAAAGGGAAATATAACAAtcataataactttatttaaaacaaaccgTGTAAACAAAGTGCTAATGTGGTAATATAaccagaaagagaggaaagctaaaagacaaaaacaatgaaacatgtaaataaaatacaataaataaataaacagaaatgaTTTACATTTAATCCTGGAGGTTTGAAGGACTTTCTAACTGTAATAtcttatatttgtttacatttgggCATAAACGTTGTGCAGAACCACGTCTTCATGTCACAGGAACCGAACCGCTGTGGAATGAAAGGCGCCCCTACCCCGACGGTGGAGGCCATGTAGTCGGAGCAGATTTCGGCGAAGTCTCGGCCCATGACGCCGTAGTAGAGTCCGTAGAACAGCATGATCACGCCCACGTCCATCGAGTCCTCCGCCTTGATCCTGGAGcgcagagggggaggagtcaaagtgtctgttataacaataataaacatctgCACAGTTGTTAAATATGAAACTATTTACTCTTCTCTGATTTGTTGTCGCGTGACCGTCGGTCTCACGTGAATCAATCGTGACGTCACAGTTTCACCgaggagctcagaatttaatgttttttacagaatcCGATTAAAGCGAACGGttcatttgatcatttaaaatgagacacacacggtgtgttcaaggaccgtcggaaagATGACCATCTGACGGTAATGccgtttcttttttgtttttgtcacgtCTTCTGGTGTCGTTTAGACAAAACGTGCTTTTCCATCCTGCCGGCGGGTTCTCTCGGGTCTCCCATCGTCAACAGAACCACAAAGAACCGGGGTGGGCCTCACCTGAAGAACACGTTGAAGCCgaacatggtgaacatgatggccAGGTAGCCCAGGACCCCCACGGCGTAGCTCAGCTTGTAGACCAGCAGGAACCACTTGTACACCATCCTGGAACACAGGGGGTGAGGAGAACGGAGAACACGGAACGCAGAACCTTCAGCACCAGCTCACCCCCTCACCTGGGCGTCCTGCAGGACAGCGGCCGGCGGGTGGCCCTGAAGATGACGTAGCTGGTGATGACGGAGAACATCCCCCACATGGAGAGGAACCTCCACCAGTACAGCTTGATGGTGAAGTAGAGCGGCACCGCCCACATCTGGACCAGCGTCACCAGCTGAGGAGGAGACCTTCATTACACTCAGcgcacctcctgctccacctcctcattctACACCACCTCCACTTTCTCATTCCACATGTTGTTCTACACCTTCTCCCTTtactccaccacctcctcttcttcttcttacaccTACACCACCATGTCCTCCTTCTACACTACCTCcatttcttcctccaccttctccccttactccacctcctcctccacctccacatcctcttcctccaccacatcatcctcctcttcctcctcttcctcctccacctcctcctccacttcctcctcttcttcttcctcctcttcctcctcctccacctcctcatcatcctcctcatcctcctcctcatcctcttcctgctccacctcctcctcctcctcctccacctacGTTGTAGGAGCGGTGGTGCCGCTGCTTCCACTGCACCAGGACGATCTGAGCCACCACCAGCGTGGCGATGAGGATCATCACCATCTCAGCGTGCATCGCCTCATGACCACGGTGCTTCACGTGGAGGCGCTCGTGCTGCaccctgaggaggaggaggaggaggagaggaggaggaggaggaggaggagatgaggcggaggaggggaggaggagaggaggaggaagagaggaggagaggaggagaggaggaggaggaggaggaggaggagaggaagagaggaggaggaggaagagaggaggagaggaggagaggaggagaggaggaggaggagaggaagagaggaggaggaggaggagaggaagagaggaagaggaggaggagaggaggaggaggaggaggaggaggaggaggaggaggaggaggagaggaggaggagaaggaggaggagaggaggaggaggaggaggaggagatgaggcggaggaggggaggaggagaggaggaggaagaggaggaggaagaggaggagaggaagaggaggaggaggaggaggaggaggaggaggaggaggagaggaggaggagaggaggcggaggaggaggaggaggagaggaggaggaggaggagaggaggaggaggagacgaggaggggaggaggaggagacgaggaggaaaggaggaggaaaggaggaggaggaggagaggaggaggggaggaggagaggaggagaaagagaggaggaggaggaggaggagaggaggaggaggagaggaggagaaggagaggaggaggaagagaggaggaggaggagatgaggagaggaggaggaggaggaggagatgaggaggaggaggaggaggaggagaggaggaggaggaggagagg carries:
- the rnf175 gene encoding RING finger protein 175, which translates into the protein MAGVHPQDDLLKMTHRENWRVQHERLHVKHRGHEAMHAEMVMILIATLVVAQIVLVQWKQRHHRSYNLVTLVQMWAVPLYFTIKLYWWRFLSMWGMFSVITSYVIFRATRRPLSCRTPRMVYKWFLLVYKLSYAVGVLGYLAIMFTMFGFNVFFRIKAEDSMDVGVIMLFYGLYYGVMGRDFAEICSDYMASTVGYYNKGGMPSRNLTDDICAVCGQRILVEVEEEGIIEDTYQLSCGHIFHEFCIRGWCIVGKKQTCPYCNEKVDLKRMMNNPWEKTHVLYGQLLDWLRYLVAWQPVIIGIVHGINFTLGLE